One Dehalococcoidia bacterium genomic region harbors:
- a CDS encoding 2-oxo acid dehydrogenase subunit E2 — protein MDDIGTYEERIFPAFRNPTLDTLDLGKKKHHIPLFLEVDVTKAREYMREFKAKTGEGLSFSGWAMTCIGQAVSEHKHIQAMRKGNKRLILFDDVDISVVVERSVGHSDSSSETLPMPYVVRRANKKTVKEISDEIRSAQKQSLVGGEVQLGTRRNAYLTKAFTLMPRFVRNLLVWRRLTKDPFFAKKMMGTVVVTSVSTTDKYGGHGWGIPIGIHPVVFALGTIARKPGVAGEEITIREYMTMTVLFDHDVTDGAPVFRFVRRLNELLENGYG, from the coding sequence ATGGATGATATCGGAACCTATGAAGAGCGGATATTCCCTGCGTTTCGCAATCCAACACTTGATACTTTGGATTTGGGGAAGAAGAAGCACCATATTCCACTCTTTCTGGAAGTTGATGTAACCAAGGCTCGCGAGTATATGCGTGAGTTCAAAGCAAAAACGGGTGAGGGACTCTCCTTCAGCGGCTGGGCAATGACGTGCATAGGTCAGGCAGTGAGTGAGCACAAACATATCCAAGCGATGCGAAAGGGAAACAAGCGCCTCATTCTATTTGACGATGTGGATATCTCCGTTGTAGTGGAAAGGTCTGTTGGTCATAGTGACAGTTCTTCAGAAACACTACCAATGCCCTACGTGGTTAGAAGAGCGAACAAAAAGACGGTCAAAGAAATTAGTGACGAGATACGATCAGCTCAAAAACAATCGCTCGTGGGCGGAGAGGTACAACTTGGGACGCGTCGAAATGCATATCTTACAAAGGCTTTCACTTTGATGCCACGGTTTGTTAGGAACCTACTTGTCTGGCGAAGATTGACCAAAGACCCCTTCTTTGCCAAGAAAATGATGGGGACGGTCGTGGTTACGTCTGTGAGCACCACCGATAAATACGGCGGCCATGGGTGGGGCATTCCCATTGGTATCCATCCTGTGGTTTTTGCTCTGGGCACCATTGCCAGGAAACCAGGAGTTGCGGGAGAGGAGATCACAATCCGAGAATATATGACTATGACCGTTCTGTTTGACCACGATGTTACTGATGGTGCTCCAGTGTTTCGTTTTGTTCGGCGGTTAAACGAATTACTTGAGAACGGTTACGG